One genomic region from Candidatus Angelobacter sp. encodes:
- a CDS encoding type II secretion system protein has product MDRSKSNLVSVFPGRSLGRGFTLIELLVVIAIIAILAGLLLPALAKAKTKAQGIACMNNLKQLQLAHLMYPMDNDDRLTAPGNARDERYQWVGGWLGWPGPWPADNTNLAMIMNPSNSWFAPYLQSYGVYKCPADIGQVTLGGRKYPRVRSMSMSQAMGGPGEWLPPGSGMTAGQTRYKTFRKSSDLADPGPAKLYVLLDEHPDSINAGGFANMMVENPAAARIIDYPASYHNGAAGISFADGHAEIRKWRDPRTVVPVKFYEMPLDVQSPNNQDMIWLSERTSIRRN; this is encoded by the coding sequence ATGGACCGATCCAAATCAAACCTCGTTTCGGTTTTCCCGGGGCGCTCCCTCGGGCGAGGGTTCACGCTCATTGAGTTGCTGGTGGTCATCGCGATCATCGCCATCCTTGCCGGCCTGCTCCTTCCGGCGCTGGCCAAGGCGAAAACCAAGGCGCAGGGCATCGCGTGCATGAACAATCTTAAACAGCTTCAACTCGCTCACTTGATGTACCCGATGGATAACGACGACCGTCTCACGGCGCCCGGCAATGCCCGGGATGAACGTTACCAGTGGGTGGGCGGATGGCTGGGCTGGCCCGGACCGTGGCCGGCTGACAACACGAATCTTGCCATGATCATGAATCCGTCGAACTCATGGTTCGCCCCGTATCTGCAGTCGTATGGCGTTTACAAGTGCCCCGCGGACATCGGCCAGGTCACTTTGGGAGGGCGCAAATATCCCCGTGTGCGCAGCATGTCCATGAGCCAGGCGATGGGGGGTCCGGGCGAATGGCTGCCGCCGGGCTCCGGCATGACCGCCGGGCAAACCCGTTACAAAACCTTTCGCAAGTCTTCCGACCTAGCTGATCCCGGCCCCGCGAAACTCTATGTGCTGTTGGATGAGCACCCGGACAGCATCAACGCGGGCGGCTTCGCCAACATGATGGTGGAAAACCCCGCTGCTGCGCGGATCATTGATTATCCGGCGAGCTATCATAACGGGGCCGCGGGGATCTCGTTCGCCGACGGGCACGCAGAAATCCGCAAATGGCGGGACCCACGCACCGTCGTGCCCGTTAAGTTTTACGAAATGCCACTCGATGTCCAGTCACCCAACAATCAGGATATGATCTGGCTTTCCGAGCGAACCTCCATCCGGCGGAATTAA